In one Nitrososphaera viennensis EN76 genomic region, the following are encoded:
- a CDS encoding C2H2-type zinc finger protein, whose product MEEEKVSCPYCGSTFNDKEQLSKHIDRIHHGSGLLEGDSTKW is encoded by the coding sequence ATGGAAGAAGAAAAAGTCAGCTGCCCTTATTGCGGCTCCACCTTCAACGACAAGGAACAACTTTCAAAGCACATCGACAGGATCCACCACGGTTCTGGCCTGCTTGAAGGCGACTCTACTAAATGGTGA